The Methanosarcina acetivorans C2A genome includes the window TGGAGCTATGACAAAAGCACCATTGGGTGGAGCTGGAACAGGAGCAAATCCTACTGATCGTGGCAAAAAAGGTACAAAAAGGAGTCTGTTAACAGACGGAAAAGGTATACCGCTTTCTGTTGTTGTGGATGGTGCCAATCGTCACGATAAAATGCTTGTGAAAGGGACTCTTGATGCCATTATTATTGAAAGACCTTCGCATAAAGTAACTCAGAATATATGCATGGATAAAGGATATGATTTTCCTGATATCAGACAATTGGTTAATGATTATGGATATACTGCTCATATCAGGAAACGTGGAGAAGAAAACATAAAAATAGATATACCAGGTTACAGGGCAAGAAGGTGGGTAGTGGAAAGGACACATTCTTGGCTGAATAGATTCAGGAGGCTGCTGATTAGATGGGAAAAGAAGATTGAGAATTATCTCGCAATGCTACATTTAGCATGCGCATGGATAACTTTCAGAGCAGCGGGACTTTTCGGATAGGCTCTAAGTTTGATTCATGTATGGTTTCATAGAATGAATTACCGGTCTGGAACAGTAATTCTCTCTAAATTCCAAACTCTCGTTTTTAATTTTTACTATTTGAGAGGTGTCTTTATCTTTTTACAGGTTTTCAACCCCTTCTCTGGAACTCTTCAATTTTCTTTCTCTCCTCCAGCAGGCACCCCATTGTTTCCACTGGAGACATTTGCAGATTAACTTTTTTTATGATCTGTATTTTCTTCTGTTCTATGACATTTCATCTTTTTTCTATATATTTTCTCAATTGTTTCACTTATTTCTGTTTTCAGAGAAGAAACTTT containing:
- a CDS encoding IS5-like element ISMac11 family transposase; this translates as MTKRKTEHDYEISDELWTKIKALLPLPKPKKKAGRPREDDRKIMNGIFYLLRTGCQWKALPRCYGAPSTVHDRFQEWQISGLFEKIWQLGLLDYDDEEGLEWEWQAIDGAMTKAPLGGAGTGANPTDRGKKGTKRSLLTDGKGIPLSVVVDGANRHDKMLVKGTLDAIIIERPSHKVTQNICMDKGYDFPDIRQLVNDYGYTAHIRKRGEENIKIDIPGYRARRWVVERTHSWLNRFRRLLIRWEKKIENYLAMLHLACAWITFRAAGLFG